AGATTACGCTTTTTCTGTGAATCGGTTTCATCCTATTGAGTTACCAAAGCCAATAGAAGAGGCATTGTTATCAATGGCCAACTAAAACCCTCTCAATCCACTGAAAAAGAAACCACAAAAGTAGGCTAAATTGCCTCTAAAAATACCATAAATACCCCTTCATTCAATCTTGAGGGGGTTTATTTTTGGCATCTATTAATACTTCTAAAAATTGTCAAACTTATTAATGATGTCTTGAATTTGCTGCGCTGGGATGTCTGTTTGGTCAGATTTGGCATAGATGAGGAGCATCAAAACACAACTATTGTCTTTAAGTTGATAGATAACACGATAGCCGCTACTTTTGCCCTTTTGAATATCGCTGTTTTTGAGGCGAACTTTAAAGACAGTGTAGCCCGTCCCTGGGATTCGATCGCCGATGAATTTGCCTATCTGAAGGTCATCAATTAGGGGTTGTATATCAGTACGAATGCTCCGATAGCGTTTGGCGAGGGTGCGAAGTCGGTCCTTGAATTCATCAGAGAAAAGGATTTTAATAGAGGGGATTCCTTCAGACATCTATGCCATCCCACAGTTCAGAGATGGGATGTACTTTGCCTTCTTTAGCTTGCTGAAGAGAAATACAAAGACTGGTGAGGATCAGTTCTTTGGGTTCGTCGTCGGGGTCAGTGGATGGAGTGAGGATATTACGCGATACTAGCAATTGGTAGAAATCATCGAGTGCCATTCCCGTTAGTTCGGCTGCTTGTTCAAATTGAAGACGTTGCTGCTGATAGAGCATGATAGCGATTTCCGTGAGCATTTGAGCTTCAGTCATTTGGACTGTTTGCAGAAGTTCAGTAGGAAGGATGAGGCTCATAGAGGTTTCATTAAGTGGTGGTAACTTCATTGTATCGCCATTAAAAAGTAAACCACAAAAGTTGGCTAAATTGCTTCTAAAAATACCATAAATGCCCCCTTAATTCAGTTAGTTTAGAGTGCAAAACGCCAGAACAGCAGCCGGTTGTCGAGAGATGATGTCAAATCCCGTCATACTTTATCTTTATTTCTGACCTGCTGCCTAGACAAATTAGAAAGTAAAAGTCGTGCGGATAGTACCGATAACTAAGGTGGAATTGTTGTTATTTGAGTTGGGAGAAGTAATCACGATTACCCCCGGAGTAAGGGCAATATTATCGGTGAGTTTCCACTCATAAAATCCTTCGATATGAAAGGAAGTATCGGGATCATTAGTGCCACTACCATCATTTAATCTAATACTAGAACTAGATACCCAAGGCTGCATACCAACAATAATACCGGCGGTATTTCCTTCCTTAAATAAATCAGGAAAAGCCAAAGTTATCGCCCAATTCCAGATATCTAAATCCCCGCGTTCTAGTTGTCCATCTAAAGTGCTAAGAGTTCTCGCTTTTGTGTAACCCCCCCAACCACCGAGGACAAAACCATCGACAATTCGCCAACTAAATTGTAAACCCAAACTATTATTAATTGTCGGGACAGCCTCCCCGAATAGCTCTTCGGTGAAAAATTGGAAATTCGAGCGCTGGCTTCCCGTTCCCGTATCTAATTGGTTATAACCATGAAAGTAGGATAAAGCAATGCCAAAATTCTCGTTTGGAACATAACCCAGCTGCCCTAGGGCAGTATAGGAACCGTTAAATAAACCCGCGCCCGGGTTAGGATCGTTAGCATCTCCAGCAAGATAACCGGCGCTGAATTGGAAAGCCCCATAATTACCCTGTAAACCGAGTCCAGTTTGTCCGGGGGCAAAATAAAGGGGATTGCGGGTACCAAAAGCGGAAAGCGCCCCACTAGCACCATCTCCATCCAAAAAGTTGAGGGTATTGGTAAAGTCATCTTTAGCACCTCCCGTCGCTTCTAACCAGAGTTGGATATTTTCCGTTAGGGGGAAACTGTAGTTTAAAACTTCTAGTAGTAAATCATTGCCGTCCGGTTGAGTAAAGGCTAAGGTACTTGCAAAAGTTCCCGTCGTATCGGCTAAATCGGCAATATTTCCCGTTGCTAGACGGGTATAGAGTAAATCTTTGCCTGTGAAGCTAGTATTTAATTCTAAACGGGCCCGATAACCAAAAGCTGGTACTTGGGGAATCCCTTCACCACCGTTTTTTTCTCCTGTGGCTACCCCATATAATGCCATCACCACTTCCCCAGTTAATTTAGTGGTGGTGGAAAATTGATTATTTTCCAGAAAAGCGACTCGATTTTCTAAGTTATCAACCCTTGCTCCTAGGGCTGCTAATTCTGTCTCGAATTCCCTGACTAATCGCTTGATTCTGTCTAGATCTTCTTTTAATACCGCCACTCCTTCTTGAATCAATCTTTCTAGGGTATTTAAGCAAGCATTCAACCCCGCGGCAAATTCCCAACGAGTTAAAGCGCGTTCACCGCGAAAAGTGCGGTCAGGATAACCTACTATACAACCATACCTCTCCACGAGACTTCTTAAGGCCTCAAAAGCCCAGGCGGTGGGAGAAACATCCCGCAATTGATTGACACTTGTTACCTGTGCCATGGGGTTACTAGAGAGGTTTTCGAGACTATTAGCCAGTACCGGACCAGAAAAACCCAGTAATATCGCTGCTGTTAGGAAATTTTGCTTGATTTTCATTGCTGGTTCCCACACCTACAAGAATGATTATTGTTCTCAGTATAATCAGGTTAGCAAACTTTTTCCAGTCTGGCACTGTTGCAAATATTTTTCAAATGTTACTCCAGATAAAATCTGAATTGCCTAGCATTTATTGGTTCAAATAAATCTTAAATGATAATAAAAGCAATAAGTAAATAATTTTATTGTTCCTAAGAACAAGATAGAGACGCTGCTGACAGCATCTCTAAATGATTATTTTTGGTTCAATTGAGGATAAAAAAGAGGTAACTAGCGCAATTCGGCGTTAAACTCGTTAAAAGAGCGTCTTTTTAACTCTAGCGATTGCGATCGAGGCAAAAGATCAAAAACCTTTCTTAAGACATCATCCACATCTTCATATTTAACATTGCCCAAACCATCATAAACCACTTTACCTTGTTGGTCTAAAACCACCGTTTGGGGAACCCCACCGCGATAATAGTAACCCGGCTCATCGGCACGATAGGAAGACTTTAAGGGGATAGAATCGACAGTAACGGGGATAATACTGGCGGCGCGACCGTAAAACTCTTGAAAACGGGAGACAATCGCCGCAAATCGCTTACAATCACTACTATCATCCAGATAATAGACAATAATAGCCGGAATTTTCCGTTGAAAAGTTTCCGCTAAATTGAGACGCGGTGGTACGAGGGAACCATTACCCGCATAGACCACAAAAATATTACCATCGAGGCGATCGTCATCGATTCCCGCGTAGGCGCTAGGGGTTAGCCAAGGAGACAAACTCGCCAGGGCCATAATAAGAAAAACAAGACAGATCTGAAGACGCAGCCGATAACGAGATTTCATGATCAACAGGGTTAAAATATTAAGACAATTTTCAGTTTGACATACCCCACGCCGTAAACGGACGTGGATTCTTCTAGCATCACTGCTGAGAATTTCTGGCTCAACGAGTCCACTTGAATTAGATTCCTGGCGAAATCCCACCCAGAGGTGGTTCTCTCCTCAGACTTTCGCTCCCTTACAGAAGCCTGTTTTCCTATGCCCTAGGATACAGTTCAAAACCTCTAAAATAATTGGTTTCTCTGGTACTTGACGCTTAGAGCTTTTACCTATAGGAGCATTCCCCTATAGAACCCCATAACTCTAGTTTTCAAGGTGCGTTCATCGGTTGATGACTGGGTTTTTTAAGCGGTTGCTTACCCGGCCCGCTATTCTTAATATCATACATCACATAAAGTCGCCCTAAAAGGGCGAGGCTTTAAACCCAATTTTTCGGTAAAAAATCTTGTGACCTTCGAGCGCGATAATTCCCAAACCACCCCGCGAGTCATTGCCGCTAACTCGCGCTTTGCCGATACTTATTATGCCATTCTAGGACTACATCCGAGGGCCTCGGTGATCGAAGTGCGACGCGCCTATCGGGAACTCAGCAAACGATACCACCCCGATACTACCGAACTCAGCCCCGAAGTGGCAAAGGTTAAATTCCAGCGTCTTAACGAAGCTTATGCCACCCTGAGTAATCCCGATCGCCGTTCCCTGTATGATTTACAGATAGGTTACTCGCGCTGGAATGTCATCCAAACCATCCCCGATAGCGATGAACCCATAGCTAATCGTAGCGCCTATCTCGATCCTACCGATCGCCCCCTATCTTCGGGAGAAATTTTTGCTTTGTTTATCTTGGCACTCACCCTGCTCGGCTGCTTGTTACTAGCGGTGATTATTGCTATGCTTCGAGGAGAGAATGCTGTCACTGTAGCCCAATTATTTTTGATTTAGATGCGATGAAGATTCCCACTGCTGATACTCCCCTCTATAATCATCCCTTACCGGCGATCGAAGCATGGCTAGTTAAATTAGGTTGTCGGAAAAATAGCGAGAATGTCCACTGTTGGATCGTCGAAAAACCGACATGGAAAGCGGAAATCTGCCTCGATATCGAAGAAATCACCGTTCGTTACTTTCGGGCAGCCAATGACGGCAGTGACATCAATCGCGCTTTTAAATACTCCCTTAGTCGCCAAGATATCGAATCGGCGGTTTTTTCTGGTCCCTAATCATCCAAACTTTTGACTATCTAACATTACTCGTTAAGACAGTGCCGGAGTTGGCAGCAGGGAGAGTTAGTCCGAGCATTTGTACTAAATTTTCCAAGACACGCTGTCAATCCAGTACACTTGTTCAGCTTGAAATCAAAGCTCCTCCACAACTGGAACCGCTGCCAGCAGTGCAACCGTAGCAATAGGAAGCGGTTTGTACCTCTGCAATTACATCTAAACTATCCGCTTGTAATAAATCCGGCAGGGTTAATTTTTGGCCTTGACTGGTGCAAGCGGCCCGATCCTCCATCTGATTAAAATCGCAGTCATAGATATTACCCAAATAATCAATGGAAAGCTGATTACGACACATCAAATGCTCGATAGTATCGCCATTAAAATAGTCTTCGAGGAATTGAAGATAGGGTTGATAGAGTTGCCGGTGTTCCAGATGGAAGCGTGTCCTTCCGACGGGTAGGTTAGTGATAGTAAATAGATTGTTAAAAGAAATATTAAAATGTTCTTGCAAGAACTTTTTGTAATCCCGTGTCAGGGATAGTTGATCCGGTGTGAGAGAAAAATTCTCTGACTTAGGAATCTGGGGATTATAGACTAAATCCACAATCAAATTCGGCTCTTGAGCGTAGCCGAGACGGTTCAACCATTGTAAAGCGGCGATTGATCGGTCATAGACTCCCAGACCGCGCATTTTATCCACATTATCGGCAAGATAACAGGGTAAAGAAGCCACCACCCGCAGCTGATGGCCAGCGCAATATTCAGGAATATCAGTAAATCCTTTCTCGAAATAAATAGTTAAATTCGAGCGCACGATTACCTCTTTCCCAGCTTTTCTAGAGGTTTCCACAATTGGTTTAAAACCGTAGAGCATTTCTGGGGCGCCGCCGGTCAGATCGACGGTTTTAATTTGGGGAAATCTTTCGATCAGTTCGATAATTTGTTCGCACACTTCTGGAGTCATTTCTTCGGAGCGAACTGGACTAGCTTCCACATGACAATGGCTACAAGCAAGGTTACATCTTTTTCCCAAATTAATTTGCAGAACCGAGATTTTTTGCTTAGTTAAAGGAGTTTTTAGTTTCTCAACAAAAGGAGTCATGGGAGAGTAATCAGTAAACAGTAATCAGTAAACAGTGAACAGTGACCAATCAATAATCAATAATCAATGATAACTGATAACTGATAACTGATAACTGATAACTGATAACTGATAACTGATAACTGATCTCAGTGGCCGCGCCACGCCCCCAACGGGTAGGGTTGATTCATGAATCAACCCTACTATGAATCAACCCTACTATGAATCAACCCTACTATGAATCAACCCTACCCAAAAGCTGGGATTGAGTGATAAAACCGAAAGTAACGCCCAATTTTAGGAGAAAGTTTCCCCTGAAAAATCCCAAATTAGTAGATTTACAAAAATGAGATGCACCCTTTCCCTCCTTGTCCTCCTTGTCTTGTCTTCACAGGTTTGTCAAATACCTACACCTGTGAGACCCCCCCTGCCCCCCCGACATCGGGGGGGTTGGGGGGGGCAAGGGGGGGCAAGGGGGGGCAGCTAATCTAAGGATAGGCGGTTAAAATCTCTTAGCTTACCATTTGAGGCTTGCTGTGTCCAATCCAACTTTAAAACAAAACCGCCCCGAAAGGACGGTGTTTCAAACCGAAGACCTATGATGCCTCTCCTCATAGTTGTCCTGACACCAAGCTCAGTTATCTTTGTTGCCTGCGTTTCATCGCCAGACCTAAGCCACCAACAGCAAGAAGTCCAGCAACAGTCCCCGGCTCGGGAACTCTGGTAGATTGGGCAAAAGTAAGACTGAACGACTTAAGTTGGGCAGTACCCGCCGGTGGAAAGACACCAGGGTTTAATAACAGCCCAGTTATTGCTACGTTGATCGTGTCAGTAATTGGGTTGGGCAGGGCAACAGTCTTTGGAGAAGTTTTAATACCCACATCGTCAGATATAATTGCTCCACTAGCATTCACCTGGATCCCCCTCGTTCCAGTCGGGTTCGGAAAATTTCCAAAAGGAGTGGAACTGGATGTGATCAGGGCTGCTGTCAACGTAGTCAGCTGTATGTCGGGGTTGACGGCTGTAACATCGAAGAGGAACTGGTTACTAAAAAGATCAGGTGGAACGTTCCATCCGGTGGCGGTTGAGAATGTTAACTTAGCCGATAAAGGGGCCCCAGAAGCTGATATTTGAAGGTCGCTTGGTAGCAACGCAGCTCCAGTTCTCGCCCACTTATCAAACTTCTTGTCAATTTTGCCATCCCCGTCCTCATCAATGGTGATACTACCACCACCAGTAAGCTCGGTGAATGTGCAAAAGCTAGTGCTTGCACAACCGTTATATTGTATGACGGCGGCTGCCTGGGCTGGTGCAGTGGCCAGACCTGCGCCAGCGGCGACGGCCAGAGCAGCAGCATTGGGAAGGGTGTATGTGCGTATTTTTTTCATCTTATAGACAGTGGTTAGGAAGATTAAGGTTGGGGTATAGGCTACTCCCACGAGGATAACAGTAAATCTCTCATCTGTCAACACATAATGGCCTATTTGTCAACCGACATTCCGCACATCTTCATATACCTCTATATATTTTTACATTCCCCAAGATGTTTTGACGAAAAACCTTCATTGTAAAAACTATTATTAAGAACATTTTCAATAATTGATTTGTTCTGAGAAAAAAATTTACAATTCTTCACCTTGACAAAAATCCATCATTGTAGCTATAGTCCTTACTGGCAA
This Microcystis wesenbergii NRERC-220 DNA region includes the following protein-coding sequences:
- a CDS encoding type II toxin-antitoxin system RelE/ParE family toxin — encoded protein: MSEGIPSIKILFSDEFKDRLRTLAKRYRSIRTDIQPLIDDLQIGKFIGDRIPGTGYTVFKVRLKNSDIQKGKSSGYRVIYQLKDNSCVLMLLIYAKSDQTDIPAQQIQDIINKFDNF
- a CDS encoding UPF0175 family protein, with the translated sequence MKLPPLNETSMSLILPTELLQTVQMTEAQMLTEIAIMLYQQQRLQFEQAAELTGMALDDFYQLLVSRNILTPSTDPDDEPKELILTSLCISLQQAKEGKVHPISELWDGIDV
- a CDS encoding iron uptake porin, translating into MKIKQNFLTAAILLGFSGPVLANSLENLSSNPMAQVTSVNQLRDVSPTAWAFEALRSLVERYGCIVGYPDRTFRGERALTRWEFAAGLNACLNTLERLIQEGVAVLKEDLDRIKRLVREFETELAALGARVDNLENRVAFLENNQFSTTTKLTGEVVMALYGVATGEKNGGEGIPQVPAFGYRARLELNTSFTGKDLLYTRLATGNIADLADTTGTFASTLAFTQPDGNDLLLEVLNYSFPLTENIQLWLEATGGAKDDFTNTLNFLDGDGASGALSAFGTRNPLYFAPGQTGLGLQGNYGAFQFSAGYLAGDANDPNPGAGLFNGSYTALGQLGYVPNENFGIALSYFHGYNQLDTGTGSQRSNFQFFTEELFGEAVPTINNSLGLQFSWRIVDGFVLGGWGGYTKARTLSTLDGQLERGDLDIWNWAITLAFPDLFKEGNTAGIIVGMQPWVSSSSIRLNDGSGTNDPDTSFHIEGFYEWKLTDNIALTPGVIVITSPNSNNNNSTLVIGTIRTTFTF
- a CDS encoding thylakoid membrane photosystem I accumulation factor, with amino-acid sequence MKSRYRLRLQICLVFLIMALASLSPWLTPSAYAGIDDDRLDGNIFVVYAGNGSLVPPRLNLAETFQRKIPAIIVYYLDDSSDCKRFAAIVSRFQEFYGRAASIIPVTVDSIPLKSSYRADEPGYYYRGGVPQTVVLDQQGKVVYDGLGNVKYEDVDDVLRKVFDLLPRSQSLELKRRSFNEFNAELR
- a CDS encoding J domain-containing protein, with the translated sequence MTFERDNSQTTPRVIAANSRFADTYYAILGLHPRASVIEVRRAYRELSKRYHPDTTELSPEVAKVKFQRLNEAYATLSNPDRRSLYDLQIGYSRWNVIQTIPDSDEPIANRSAYLDPTDRPLSSGEIFALFILALTLLGCLLLAVIIAMLRGENAVTVAQLFLI
- a CDS encoding DUF3143 domain-containing protein — translated: MKIPTADTPLYNHPLPAIEAWLVKLGCRKNSENVHCWIVEKPTWKAEICLDIEEITVRYFRAANDGSDINRAFKYSLSRQDIESAVFSGP
- the arsS gene encoding arsenosugar biosynthesis radical SAM (seleno)protein ArsS (Some members of this family are selenoproteins.), which encodes MTPFVEKLKTPLTKQKISVLQINLGKRCNLACSHCHVEASPVRSEEMTPEVCEQIIELIERFPQIKTVDLTGGAPEMLYGFKPIVETSRKAGKEVIVRSNLTIYFEKGFTDIPEYCAGHQLRVVASLPCYLADNVDKMRGLGVYDRSIAALQWLNRLGYAQEPNLIVDLVYNPQIPKSENFSLTPDQLSLTRDYKKFLQEHFNISFNNLFTITNLPVGRTRFHLEHRQLYQPYLQFLEDYFNGDTIEHLMCRNQLSIDYLGNIYDCDFNQMEDRAACTSQGQKLTLPDLLQADSLDVIAEVQTASYCYGCTAGSGSSCGGALISS
- a CDS encoding PEP-CTERM sorting domain-containing protein (PEP-CTERM proteins occur, often in large numbers, in the proteomes of bacteria that also encode an exosortase, a predicted intramembrane cysteine proteinase. The presence of a PEP-CTERM domain at a protein's C-terminus predicts cleavage within the sorting domain, followed by covalent anchoring to some some component of the (usually Gram-negative) cell surface. Many PEP-CTERM proteins exhibit an unusual sequence composition that includes large numbers of potential glycosylation sites. Expression of one such protein has been shown restore the ability of a bacterium to form floc, a type of biofilm.) encodes the protein MKKIRTYTLPNAAALAVAAGAGLATAPAQAAAVIQYNGCASTSFCTFTELTGGGSITIDEDGDGKIDKKFDKWARTGAALLPSDLQISASGAPLSAKLTFSTATGWNVPPDLFSNQFLFDVTAVNPDIQLTTLTAALITSSSTPFGNFPNPTGTRGIQVNASGAIISDDVGIKTSPKTVALPNPITDTINVAITGLLLNPGVFPPAGTAQLKSFSLTFAQSTRVPEPGTVAGLLAVGGLGLAMKRRQQR